The following are encoded in a window of Brevibacillus ruminantium genomic DNA:
- the ychF gene encoding redox-regulated ATPase YchF, which produces MGASCGIVGLPNVGKSTLFNAITQAGAESANYPFCTIDPNVGVVEVPDPRLNKLTEIVVPNKVVPTAFEFVDIAGLVKGASKGEGLGNQFLGHIREVDAIAHVVRCFEDENITHVAGRVDPLSDIETINLELIFADLDSVERRIDRIGRKVKAGDKEAKLELDVLERLKTAFEAGESARSVEISDDEQKLIRDLHLLTIKPVLYVCNVAEDGILDADNNPHVQTVRKFAAEEGAQVVVISAKVEAEIAELEGEDKQMFLEELGLQESGLDRLIRAAYELLGLITYFTAGVQEVRAWTIRQNTKAPQAAGVIHTDFERGFIRAEVIAYDDLVEAGSVAAARDKGKYRLEGKEYIVQDGDVMHFRFNV; this is translated from the coding sequence ATGGGTGCATCTTGTGGCATTGTAGGACTTCCCAACGTAGGCAAGTCGACTCTGTTCAACGCAATTACGCAGGCGGGCGCAGAATCGGCCAACTATCCGTTCTGTACGATCGATCCCAACGTCGGGGTAGTCGAGGTGCCGGACCCGCGCCTGAACAAACTGACGGAAATCGTGGTGCCTAATAAAGTCGTTCCTACGGCGTTTGAGTTCGTTGACATTGCCGGCCTTGTAAAAGGAGCCAGCAAGGGTGAAGGGCTTGGCAACCAGTTTCTCGGCCATATCCGTGAAGTGGACGCAATCGCGCATGTGGTTCGCTGCTTTGAGGATGAGAACATCACACACGTTGCAGGACGCGTAGATCCGCTGAGCGATATTGAAACGATCAACCTGGAGCTGATCTTCGCCGATCTGGATTCTGTGGAGCGACGGATCGACCGCATTGGCCGCAAGGTAAAGGCCGGGGACAAAGAAGCAAAGCTTGAGCTGGATGTTCTGGAGCGTTTGAAGACAGCATTTGAAGCAGGCGAGTCTGCACGCAGCGTGGAAATCAGCGATGACGAGCAGAAGCTGATTCGCGATCTGCACCTGCTGACGATCAAGCCTGTCCTCTACGTGTGCAACGTAGCCGAAGACGGCATTCTCGATGCGGACAACAATCCGCATGTGCAGACAGTTCGCAAGTTTGCGGCTGAAGAAGGTGCGCAGGTGGTCGTTATCAGTGCAAAGGTTGAGGCAGAGATCGCCGAGCTGGAGGGCGAGGACAAGCAGATGTTCCTGGAAGAGCTGGGTCTGCAGGAATCCGGACTGGACCGTCTGATCCGCGCTGCTTATGAACTGCTCGGTCTGATTACCTACTTTACGGCTGGCGTGCAGGAAGTCCGCGCTTGGACGATTCGTCAGAACACCAAAGCACCGCAAGCGGCGGGCGTGATCCATACGGATTTTGAACGCGGCTTCATCCGTGCAGAAGTAATCGCCTATGACGATCTCGTGGAAGCAGGTTCGGTAGCGGCAGCCCGGGACAAAGGAAAATACCGTCTGGAAGGCAAGGAATACATCGTACAGGACGGAGATGTCATGCATTTCCGGTTTAATGTATAG
- the pepF gene encoding oligoendopeptidase F, with translation MKKRAFVSLTALAIALSTVSTPFIPYSTQVVAAAESVPVFKDRSEIPDAFKWKLEHIYASVKDWEKDVNKVEELAKAFTKHQGKLGQSVDSLKKALDDYSEMMRLNDKAYVYANMALDVNSSNSELQDLADRAEKMYTLVSEKTAWVKPEIVAIPEDKMKTLLNAKELAPYKMMLEDQLRTKQHSLSKEIEEILAKSMPLGSSPTNIYGMLSKDVRFPKIKDENGKEVQLTRANFVSYMESKDQRVRKEAFQAYYKALTDFQDTFAQTLAAKVKADNYYASVRNYDSALEASLTPNNIPTKVYDELIKTVNDNLPLMHRYISLKKKMLGVPELHMYDIYVPIVPSDDKYIPYEEGKKIVIDGLKAMGDDYVKTLADGMESGWVDVYSTDDKRNGAYQWGAYDTHPYVLLNYQGTLDDVFTIAHEMGHAMQSYYTNKNQPYITSDYPTFTAEVASTMNETLLFKSMYAQAKTKEEKMYLLNHYLENFRSTLFRQTQFAEFERVIHEKEQAGESLNAEAIKKIYLDINKKYYGKDMVSDEEIAMEWARVSHFFNYKYYVYQYSTSFAASQALAKQVMDEGEAAVERIQKNFLEAGNSAPPIEVLKAAGVDMSTSKPIEQAMEIFEETLNELEKLVNEK, from the coding sequence TTGAAAAAACGAGCTTTTGTTTCTCTCACTGCGCTGGCGATTGCTCTTTCCACTGTCAGCACACCATTTATTCCGTACAGTACACAAGTAGTAGCGGCCGCGGAAAGTGTGCCGGTGTTCAAGGACCGATCGGAGATACCGGATGCCTTCAAGTGGAAGCTCGAGCATATCTATGCGTCGGTGAAGGATTGGGAAAAGGATGTAAATAAAGTAGAGGAGCTGGCGAAGGCTTTCACCAAGCACCAGGGAAAACTGGGACAATCGGTTGACTCTCTGAAAAAGGCACTCGACGATTACAGCGAGATGATGAGACTGAACGACAAGGCGTATGTCTATGCCAATATGGCTCTGGACGTGAACTCCTCCAATTCCGAGCTGCAGGATCTGGCGGATCGCGCTGAGAAAATGTACACGTTGGTTTCCGAGAAAACGGCTTGGGTGAAGCCGGAAATCGTAGCGATTCCCGAAGACAAGATGAAGACCCTGCTCAATGCAAAAGAGCTGGCGCCGTATAAAATGATGCTGGAGGACCAGCTGCGTACGAAACAACACTCCTTGTCCAAAGAAATTGAGGAAATCCTCGCCAAATCAATGCCGCTTGGCAGCTCTCCGACAAATATTTACGGCATGCTGTCCAAAGACGTCCGTTTTCCAAAGATCAAGGACGAGAATGGCAAAGAAGTACAGTTGACCAGAGCCAACTTCGTTTCCTATATGGAAAGCAAAGATCAGCGGGTGCGAAAAGAGGCGTTCCAAGCCTATTACAAGGCTTTGACCGATTTTCAGGATACATTTGCCCAGACGCTGGCAGCCAAAGTAAAGGCTGACAACTATTATGCAAGCGTTCGCAATTACGATTCCGCTCTGGAAGCCAGCCTGACGCCGAACAATATTCCAACCAAGGTATACGACGAGCTGATCAAGACGGTCAATGACAATCTGCCGCTTATGCATCGCTATATTTCCTTGAAGAAGAAAATGCTGGGCGTGCCGGAGTTGCATATGTACGATATCTACGTGCCGATCGTGCCTTCCGATGACAAGTACATACCGTATGAGGAAGGCAAGAAAATCGTGATCGACGGCCTGAAAGCGATGGGTGATGATTACGTCAAAACCCTTGCTGACGGAATGGAGAGCGGCTGGGTAGACGTGTACTCCACAGACGACAAGCGAAACGGCGCGTATCAGTGGGGCGCCTACGACACCCATCCGTATGTGCTGCTGAACTACCAGGGTACGCTCGACGATGTCTTTACCATTGCCCACGAGATGGGGCATGCGATGCAGTCGTACTATACCAACAAAAATCAGCCGTACATTACGTCTGACTACCCGACGTTTACGGCCGAAGTGGCTTCCACGATGAACGAGACGCTTCTGTTCAAGAGCATGTACGCCCAGGCTAAAACCAAGGAAGAAAAAATGTACCTCTTGAATCACTATCTGGAGAACTTCCGCTCGACGTTGTTCCGTCAAACCCAGTTTGCTGAATTTGAACGGGTGATCCACGAAAAAGAGCAAGCCGGCGAATCGCTGAATGCGGAAGCCATCAAGAAAATCTATCTGGACATCAACAAGAAGTACTACGGCAAGGATATGGTGTCCGATGAAGAGATCGCGATGGAGTGGGCCCGTGTCTCCCATTTCTTCAACTACAAATACTATGTCTACCAATACTCCACCAGCTTTGCGGCGTCCCAGGCCCTGGCCAAACAGGTCATGGATGAGGGCGAGGCAGCCGTCGAGCGCATCCAGAAGAACTTCCTCGAAGCGGGCAACTCCGCACCGCCAATCGAAGTGCTGAAAGCAGCGGGAGTCGATATGTCTACTTCCAAGCCAATAGAGCAGGCGATGGAGATTTTTGAAGAGACGCTGAATGAGCTGGAAAAGCTGGTGAATGAGAAATAA
- a CDS encoding mechanosensitive ion channel family protein, whose amino-acid sequence MKEELVKQGNWLEMLYEKTFDYVSDPEMWLRIGLTLLQIILIVFLSKIVVTIVKAAVNRIFQHRQGSKLQMEQRRVDTLRVLVNNVTSYAIYFLAILLILQQLGVDLRPVLVSAGVLGLAVGFGAQSLVRDVITGFFIIFEDQFAVGDFVTINNMTGTVQEIGLRITRIRSWTGEVHIFPNGTITHVTNFSLHNTLAVVDVSVPYEEDLGRMERIIMETMKQAQANVEEIVGEPQFLGVQALGPSEVTMRLTVECKPNTHHGVSRKLRAMIRQELSRQGIEIPYPRVVTMTGRGFDQGKKQAES is encoded by the coding sequence ATGAAAGAAGAGTTGGTAAAACAGGGGAACTGGTTGGAGATGCTTTATGAGAAGACCTTTGATTATGTTTCGGACCCGGAGATGTGGCTTCGCATTGGGCTGACTCTTTTACAAATTATATTGATTGTGTTTCTTTCCAAGATCGTTGTCACGATCGTGAAGGCAGCCGTCAATCGCATCTTTCAGCATCGTCAGGGAAGCAAGCTGCAAATGGAGCAGCGACGGGTAGACACCTTGCGTGTTTTGGTGAACAATGTCACCAGCTACGCGATCTATTTCTTGGCGATCCTGTTAATTCTGCAGCAGCTGGGTGTAGATTTAAGGCCGGTGCTGGTTAGTGCGGGGGTACTTGGTCTGGCTGTGGGGTTTGGCGCACAAAGCCTGGTACGTGATGTCATCACCGGATTTTTCATCATTTTCGAGGATCAGTTTGCGGTAGGTGATTTCGTAACGATCAACAACATGACGGGAACCGTTCAGGAGATTGGGTTGCGGATTACCCGGATTCGGAGCTGGACGGGAGAGGTTCATATTTTTCCCAATGGCACGATTACACATGTGACGAACTTTTCCCTTCATAATACGTTGGCTGTGGTGGATGTGTCAGTGCCCTACGAAGAAGATTTGGGGCGGATGGAGAGAATCATCATGGAAACGATGAAACAGGCCCAGGCCAACGTAGAGGAAATCGTCGGAGAACCGCAGTTTCTAGGAGTGCAGGCGCTCGGTCCATCCGAAGTGACTATGCGACTGACGGTTGAATGCAAGCCCAATACCCACCATGGGGTCAGCAGAAAATTGCGGGCCATGATCAGACAGGAATTGAGCAGGCAGGGCATTGAGATCCCGTATCCGCGTGTCGTCACTATGACGGGAAGAGGCTTCGATCAGGGGAAAAAACAAGCGGAATCGTAA
- the rpsR gene encoding 30S ribosomal protein S18, which yields MARKGRPNKRRKVCFFKVNKIKHIDYKDIDLLKKFISERGKILPRRVTGTSAKYQRALTVAIKRARQVALLPYTTE from the coding sequence ATGGCACGTAAAGGACGTCCAAATAAACGCCGCAAAGTATGCTTTTTCAAGGTAAATAAAATCAAGCATATCGATTACAAAGACATCGATCTGTTGAAAAAGTTTATCAGCGAGCGTGGCAAAATCTTGCCTCGTCGCGTAACTGGTACTTCGGCGAAATATCAACGTGCACTGACTGTAGCGATCAAACGCGCTCGTCAAGTAGCGTTGCTGCCGTACACCACTGAATAA
- a CDS encoding single-stranded DNA-binding protein, producing the protein MNKVILIGNLTKDPELRYTPNGVAVTTFTLAINRPRANQAGEREADFINIVAWQKLADLCATYLRKGRQAAVEGRLQTRSYDNKEGKKVYVTEVVAENVQFLGGKGGEGTGYDPGFGGSKPSGGQRDEMDAFGDPFANTGKPINISDDDLPF; encoded by the coding sequence ATGAATAAAGTCATTCTCATCGGCAACCTGACGAAAGATCCGGAGCTTCGCTATACGCCAAATGGCGTGGCTGTTACCACTTTTACCTTGGCGATCAACCGTCCGCGTGCCAACCAGGCAGGCGAGCGAGAAGCCGATTTCATCAATATTGTCGCCTGGCAAAAGCTTGCCGATCTGTGCGCTACCTATCTGCGCAAAGGCAGACAAGCTGCTGTCGAGGGCCGTTTGCAAACGCGCTCCTATGACAATAAGGAAGGAAAAAAGGTATACGTGACGGAAGTTGTTGCGGAAAACGTTCAGTTTCTGGGCGGAAAAGGTGGAGAAGGCACGGGCTATGATCCTGGCTTTGGCGGCAGCAAGCCGTCTGGCGGTCAGCGTGATGAGATGGATGCGTTTGGGGATCCCTTTGCGAATACGGGCAAGCCTATCAACATTTCGGATGATGACTTGCCGTTCTAA
- a CDS encoding DUF3343 domain-containing protein, translated as MGPDTVLIAFDSTQQALRAEMLLEYADIDIDTRPTPKEITAGCALSIEFPVDDYHQAREIILEQHVEIRGYFRMFADSYHEIDETGNRKVQDI; from the coding sequence ATGGGCCCAGATACCGTCTTGATCGCATTTGATTCCACGCAGCAGGCTTTGCGGGCGGAGATGTTGCTGGAGTATGCCGATATCGATATTGATACCCGTCCAACCCCAAAAGAGATCACGGCCGGTTGCGCCCTTTCCATTGAGTTTCCCGTGGATGATTATCATCAGGCCAGGGAAATCATTCTCGAACAACATGTAGAAATACGCGGCTACTTTCGTATGTTTGCAGACAGCTATCATGAAATCGATGAGACAGGCAACAGGAAGGTGCAGGATATATGA
- a CDS encoding YjcZ family sporulation protein, producing the protein MGIFNGFDDFALILVLFILLVIVGCDCN; encoded by the coding sequence GTGGGTATCTTCAACGGCTTCGACGATTTCGCGCTCATTCTGGTTCTCTTCATCCTGCTCGTGATCGTCGGTTGTGATTGTAACTAA
- a CDS encoding DHH family phosphoesterase codes for MPKFLLKRWYGLHMVLALTFSLLLLGILTLHHWMYGAIGIICLIGLVIYVLQAEKGFQRDLRLYLATVTHRVKKAGEGVIQEMPIGILLYNEEKIIEWVNPYMTNMSGEEMMIGKSLPDVFPHLVLKPDQKRLEFVYNERTYEVLVRADERLLYFTDITSFKELTLRYHREKAVLAIIHLDNLDEVGQVMDDQSRTLLSTSVAGVITEWANRHGIYLRRVSSDKFLGLMEREALDKLEESRFDILDVVREMTADNKIPITLSIGAGAAANSYIELGQMAQSSLDIALGRGGDQAAVKIGNKLTFFGGKSNAVEKRTRVRARVIAHALRDLIREAEHVIVMGHKQPDMDSIGASLGVLKAVQLHNKDAYIVMDEGNSSVDRLMKEIYAHEELAEAFLTPEQAIRMITGRTLLVIVDTHRPSLVIEPRLLEETSRIVVIDHHRRSEEFIEPVLLYLEPYASSTSELVTELLQYQSERLNIDSLIATALLAGIVVDTKSFAFRTGSRTFEAASFLRRNGADTAAVQRLLKEDLNQYVKRARVIMNTEKYRDNMAIAVGDPSEEFTQVQVAQAAEQLLTLSGIQASFVVARRADDTVLISARSLGDINVQSIMEHMGGGGHLTAAANQIEGISLKEAVRRLKEAIDEVI; via the coding sequence ATGCCCAAATTCCTATTAAAGCGCTGGTATGGGCTGCATATGGTCCTGGCTCTTACCTTTAGCTTGCTGTTGTTGGGAATTTTGACGCTTCATCATTGGATGTACGGAGCTATCGGGATTATCTGCCTGATCGGGCTCGTGATTTATGTCCTGCAGGCAGAAAAAGGCTTTCAGCGGGATCTTCGTTTGTATCTGGCTACGGTCACGCACCGGGTAAAGAAGGCAGGCGAAGGCGTCATCCAGGAAATGCCGATTGGGATATTGTTGTACAACGAAGAGAAGATCATCGAGTGGGTAAATCCCTATATGACCAATATGTCCGGGGAAGAAATGATGATTGGGAAAAGCCTTCCCGATGTCTTTCCTCATCTGGTTCTGAAGCCGGACCAAAAAAGACTGGAGTTTGTCTACAACGAACGGACCTATGAAGTGCTTGTCCGCGCAGATGAGCGTCTGCTTTACTTTACGGACATTACCAGCTTCAAAGAGCTGACGCTTCGCTATCATCGTGAAAAGGCCGTTTTGGCGATCATTCATCTGGACAATCTGGATGAGGTTGGGCAAGTGATGGACGATCAAAGCCGGACACTGCTGTCAACGAGCGTCGCAGGCGTCATTACGGAATGGGCCAATCGGCACGGCATCTATCTGCGCCGCGTTTCTTCCGACAAGTTTCTCGGACTGATGGAGCGGGAGGCGCTGGATAAGCTGGAAGAAAGCCGTTTTGACATTCTCGATGTGGTGCGGGAGATGACGGCTGACAACAAAATTCCGATCACGCTGAGCATTGGAGCGGGTGCTGCGGCCAATTCCTACATCGAATTGGGACAAATGGCGCAGTCCAGCCTGGATATTGCTCTCGGTCGCGGGGGCGATCAGGCGGCTGTCAAGATCGGCAACAAGCTGACGTTTTTTGGCGGAAAATCAAACGCTGTGGAAAAACGAACGCGCGTCCGCGCAAGGGTGATTGCCCACGCGCTGCGCGATCTGATTCGCGAGGCAGAGCATGTGATCGTCATGGGGCACAAGCAGCCGGACATGGACTCCATCGGCGCTTCGCTCGGGGTGCTGAAGGCTGTACAGCTTCACAATAAAGATGCCTATATCGTCATGGATGAAGGCAATTCGTCCGTGGACCGCTTGATGAAAGAAATATACGCGCATGAGGAGCTGGCCGAGGCTTTCCTCACACCGGAGCAGGCGATCCGCATGATTACCGGGCGCACCTTGCTGGTCATTGTCGATACGCACCGGCCATCCCTGGTGATCGAGCCTCGACTGCTGGAGGAGACGAGCCGCATCGTCGTCATTGACCACCACAGGCGCTCTGAGGAATTTATCGAGCCTGTGCTGTTGTATCTGGAGCCGTATGCATCCTCTACCTCTGAGCTGGTGACGGAGCTGTTGCAGTATCAGAGCGAACGTCTGAACATTGACAGCCTGATCGCCACTGCTTTGTTGGCGGGGATCGTGGTGGATACCAAAAGCTTTGCTTTCCGCACCGGCTCGCGAACCTTTGAAGCGGCCTCATTCCTTCGCCGGAATGGCGCAGATACGGCGGCGGTGCAGCGCTTGCTCAAAGAAGATTTGAATCAATACGTGAAGCGGGCCCGGGTCATCATGAACACCGAGAAGTACCGGGATAATATGGCGATTGCCGTCGGTGACCCGAGTGAAGAATTTACACAAGTACAGGTGGCTCAGGCAGCCGAACAACTGTTGACGCTGTCAGGCATCCAAGCCTCCTTCGTCGTCGCCAGAAGAGCGGATGATACGGTTCTGATCAGCGCCCGCTCACTGGGCGACATTAACGTCCAGTCGATTATGGAGCATATGGGCGGAGGCGGTCATCTGACTGCGGCAGCCAATCAGATCGAGGGTATTTCCTTAAAAGAGGCAGTCAGACGCTTGAAGGAAGCGATCGACGAGGTGATCTAG
- a CDS encoding DUF2232 domain-containing protein, with amino-acid sequence MPLQSKRLAEIALLLGIATALLILSTYTVAGVFTTLLLPLPFVFLGRRQSGSSIVWSIVIFTCVGGLLAGIAAAMMAVTVAIWGAVMGKIYAKSESAIPAIFAGAAAVFLGYLAILALSAFVFGVNLNDMFQRATEFKPPFMPQEQFDQGIQFVKMVMPAFLVLMSIIQSVVTHGLSRLLGWLIKSPVPALPPIREWSFPRSILYYYFICMISILLMSDEWDGSFWTSAVFNVKVMLDVVLTLQGLSFCLFAIHLYNRKVLAPVLIVSLFIFPPLTTILSLLGIFDLGINLRKRLETRVKRG; translated from the coding sequence ATGCCTTTACAATCAAAACGATTGGCGGAAATCGCCCTGCTCTTGGGAATCGCAACGGCTCTTTTGATACTCAGTACATATACTGTAGCAGGCGTGTTTACTACGCTGCTGCTGCCCTTGCCATTTGTCTTCCTGGGGAGGAGGCAGTCGGGTTCATCCATTGTCTGGAGCATCGTCATTTTTACGTGTGTGGGCGGGCTTTTGGCAGGGATTGCTGCTGCCATGATGGCGGTGACGGTAGCCATCTGGGGAGCTGTGATGGGCAAGATATACGCCAAAAGCGAATCGGCGATTCCTGCGATTTTCGCTGGAGCCGCAGCGGTTTTTCTTGGATATCTGGCGATTTTGGCGCTATCCGCTTTCGTTTTTGGAGTCAATCTGAACGACATGTTTCAACGGGCCACTGAATTTAAGCCGCCGTTTATGCCACAGGAGCAATTTGACCAAGGAATCCAGTTTGTCAAAATGGTAATGCCGGCCTTCCTGGTCTTGATGAGTATCATACAGAGTGTGGTTACACACGGGCTCTCCCGCCTGCTTGGCTGGCTGATAAAATCACCTGTGCCAGCCCTGCCTCCGATCAGAGAGTGGTCCTTCCCGCGTTCCATTCTTTACTACTATTTTATCTGTATGATCAGTATTCTGTTGATGAGCGATGAGTGGGACGGATCGTTTTGGACAAGCGCCGTGTTCAACGTCAAGGTGATGCTGGATGTGGTCCTGACCCTGCAGGGACTTTCTTTCTGTTTGTTTGCCATTCATTTGTACAACAGGAAGGTATTGGCTCCTGTGCTCATTGTCTCTCTATTTATTTTTCCTCCGCTAACCACTATACTTAGCTTATTAGGCATCTTTGATTTGGGAATTAATTTGCGAAAAAGACTGGAAACAAGAGTGAAGAGGGGCTGA
- a CDS encoding DUF951 domain-containing protein: MQRKHFALNDVVQMKKAHPCGTNAWKVIRMGMDIRIKCTGCDHSVMIPRLEFERKMKKVLIHAEGEPGEQA, from the coding sequence ATGCAGAGAAAGCATTTTGCTTTGAATGACGTGGTGCAAATGAAAAAGGCACATCCGTGCGGAACGAACGCCTGGAAGGTCATCCGCATGGGAATGGATATACGCATCAAATGTACTGGCTGTGATCACAGTGTGATGATTCCGCGACTCGAATTTGAGCGCAAAATGAAAAAGGTGCTGATTCACGCCGAGGGAGAGCCGGGTGAGCAAGCCTAA
- the rpsF gene encoding 30S ribosomal protein S6: protein MRQYEVMYVLRPDLEEEKVKANVARYSDVITSFGGEITKLQEMGKRRLAYEIQKFREGYYVLMNFKSNADAVAEADRLMKINDDIIRFLFVRDEK from the coding sequence ATGCGTCAATACGAAGTGATGTACGTATTGCGTCCAGACCTTGAAGAGGAGAAAGTCAAAGCCAACGTTGCTCGTTACAGCGATGTAATTACCAGCTTCGGCGGAGAAATCACCAAACTTCAAGAAATGGGCAAACGTCGTCTTGCTTATGAGATCCAAAAGTTCCGTGAAGGTTACTACGTTTTGATGAACTTCAAATCGAATGCTGATGCTGTTGCGGAAGCAGATCGTCTCATGAAAATTAACGACGACATTATCCGCTTCTTGTTCGTTCGTGACGAGAAGTAA
- the dnaB gene encoding replicative DNA helicase, producing MSDLFLDRVPPQNNEAEQSVLGAVFLSKEALITAIEILRPEDFYKTAHQRIFKTMQDLYDKGEPVDLVTVTAELQDHKLLDEVGGVPYLTEIASSVPTAANIEYYAKIVEEKSLLRRLILTATKIANDGYSREDEVGEIIADAEKYILEIAQNRNSGGFTSIRDVLLETYERIEFLSQRRGDVTGIPSGYPDLDKMTAGFQRSDLIILAARPSVGKTAFALNVAQNVAARAGETVAIFSLEMAASQLVQRMICAEGNLDASRMRSGWLEEDDWQKLTMAIGTLAKAPIYIDDTPGVTVQDIRAKCRRLQAERGLGMILIDYLQLIHGRGKGDNRQQEVSEISRTLKGIARELNVPVIALSQLSRSVEQRQDKRPMMSDIRESGSIEQDADIVAFLYRDDYYDKESENKNVIEIIIAKQRNGPTGTVELAFLKEFNKFVSLDNRYRDAAG from the coding sequence GTGAGCGACCTGTTTTTGGACCGTGTGCCGCCGCAAAACAACGAAGCGGAACAGTCAGTTTTGGGGGCCGTGTTCTTATCGAAGGAAGCTCTCATCACGGCAATCGAGATTCTTCGACCCGAGGATTTTTACAAGACTGCCCATCAGCGAATCTTTAAAACCATGCAGGACCTTTATGACAAAGGGGAGCCGGTCGACCTGGTGACGGTGACGGCGGAGCTGCAGGATCACAAGCTGTTGGATGAAGTGGGCGGGGTTCCGTATCTAACGGAGATTGCCAGCTCGGTTCCGACTGCGGCCAACATCGAATACTACGCAAAAATTGTGGAGGAAAAATCGCTGCTCCGGCGATTGATCCTCACTGCAACGAAAATTGCCAATGATGGATATTCCCGTGAGGACGAGGTCGGGGAAATCATCGCCGATGCCGAGAAATACATTCTGGAGATTGCCCAGAATCGCAACAGCGGCGGGTTTACATCGATTCGGGATGTGCTGCTTGAAACCTATGAACGAATTGAGTTTCTCAGCCAGAGGCGCGGAGATGTCACTGGTATTCCTTCAGGATATCCAGATTTGGACAAGATGACCGCTGGTTTTCAGCGAAGTGACCTGATTATTTTAGCAGCGCGTCCCTCTGTAGGGAAAACAGCGTTTGCCCTGAATGTCGCCCAGAATGTAGCCGCCCGGGCAGGCGAAACGGTCGCGATCTTCTCGCTGGAGATGGCAGCCTCACAGCTCGTTCAGCGGATGATCTGTGCGGAAGGCAATCTCGACGCCTCCCGCATGCGCTCCGGCTGGCTGGAAGAGGATGACTGGCAAAAGCTGACCATGGCCATCGGGACCTTGGCAAAAGCGCCGATTTATATCGATGATACGCCGGGTGTAACGGTGCAGGACATTCGTGCCAAATGTCGCCGGCTTCAGGCGGAGCGCGGCCTCGGCATGATTCTGATTGACTATTTGCAGTTGATTCATGGGCGGGGAAAAGGCGACAACCGTCAACAAGAGGTGTCGGAAATCTCTCGTACCCTGAAAGGAATTGCCAGGGAATTGAATGTACCGGTCATCGCTTTGTCACAGCTCAGCCGCTCGGTGGAGCAGCGTCAAGACAAGCGGCCGATGATGTCAGATATTCGTGAATCCGGTTCGATTGAGCAGGACGCCGATATCGTTGCCTTTCTGTATCGCGACGACTATTATGACAAGGAATCGGAAAACAAAAATGTAATTGAAATCATCATTGCCAAGCAGCGGAACGGTCCGACGGGAACGGTAGAGTTGGCATTTTTGAAGGAATTTAACAAATTTGTCAGCCTGGATAACCGCTATCGCGATGCGGCCGGATAG
- the rplI gene encoding 50S ribosomal protein L9 → MKVIFLKDVKGQGKKGEVKDLSEGYVRNFLLPRGLVKEATDANMKTLDAQQRSEAKRKEQEKIDAQELAEKMNELTVKVTGKAGDGGRLFGAISSKQVAQALEDQFQIKLDKRKLEMEAIRALGVTQVKVKLHNEVTATLKVHVVEEK, encoded by the coding sequence ATGAAAGTAATTTTTCTGAAAGACGTGAAGGGTCAAGGGAAAAAAGGTGAAGTGAAGGATTTGTCGGAGGGCTACGTACGCAATTTCCTGCTGCCGCGGGGATTGGTCAAAGAAGCTACCGATGCCAATATGAAAACGCTGGATGCCCAGCAGCGCAGCGAAGCCAAGCGCAAAGAGCAGGAGAAGATCGACGCTCAGGAGCTGGCTGAAAAAATGAACGAGCTTACCGTGAAGGTAACGGGCAAAGCTGGGGACGGCGGCCGCCTGTTCGGTGCTATTTCGAGCAAGCAAGTCGCACAGGCACTGGAAGATCAATTCCAAATCAAGCTGGACAAACGCAAGCTGGAGATGGAAGCGATTCGCGCGCTGGGTGTGACCCAGGTGAAAGTAAAGCTGCATAATGAAGTAACCGCTACCCTCAAGGTGCATGTTGTCGAGGAAAAGTAA